A DNA window from Geovibrio ferrireducens contains the following coding sequences:
- a CDS encoding FeoA family protein: MEVLLRNMKVNQKGTVTKINCEGEICRRIRDIGISVGAEVFVTGRAPLYDPVALKVNDTVVTLRNSEADNIYVEVKG, translated from the coding sequence TTGGAAGTCTTATTAAGAAATATGAAAGTAAACCAGAAAGGAACGGTAACAAAAATAAACTGTGAAGGCGAGATTTGCCGCCGCATCCGAGACATAGGTATTTCTGTCGGAGCGGAGGTTTTTGTTACGGGCAGAGCTCCTCTGTATGACCCGGTTGCGCTGAAAGTTAATGATACTGTGGTTACACTCCGCAACAGCGAAGCGGACAATATCTACGTTGAAGTGAAGGGGTAA
- the feoB gene encoding ferrous iron transport protein B — protein sequence MSALKAVLAGNPNSGKTTLFNLIAGTHYKVANYAGVTVEKKEARISYDGSEIILTDLPGTYSLTAYSLEEVVARDFITTTNPDVIVDVVDASNLERNLYLAVQLMELNKPVVVALNMIDMAEKRNIRVDAELLSKKLGVPVIKTIARDGVGKKELLEGILKFKSEKREFRISYGSDLDPALEEMEAIINEKSFLTDSYPSRWTAIKYLENDAEIMKKGEAFADVHGKLTAIVERVEKHLKKTLDTYPEIIIADYRYGYLRSVLKDVVKKENEMERLYLSDKADKVLTNRVLGPFIMLAVLYGLYEFTFWASETPVGWLESLFGWMGDTADALLPDGLLKSLVISGIIDGVGGVLGFAPLILFMFFIIAILEDTGYMTRIAYMLDRVFRAFGLQGSSVVPYIVGGGIAGGCAIPGVMAARTIKSPKERLLTILTTPFMACGAKLPVYALLIAAFWPGNKGGMMLGITLGSWALALLMAKVLGLTIVKGEQSVFIMELPPYRMPTVKGLLFHAWEKTWMYVKKAGTIILAVSVILWALMTFPGMSEERSAYYEDQIAQVESTVADEEAQAEAIAEIENAALSEELRGSYAGRIGTFFEPVTQLAGFDWRTNISIIAGIAAKELVVSTLGTAYSLGEVDAEESEPLSARLASDPSWSIATAVAFLLFTMLYSPCFVTLAVINKETGSRKWTAFALVGYTVFAFVVSIIAYNVVSLMI from the coding sequence ATGTCAGCATTGAAAGCAGTTTTGGCGGGCAACCCCAACAGCGGAAAAACAACCCTTTTCAACCTTATCGCCGGCACGCACTACAAAGTGGCGAACTATGCCGGAGTTACAGTTGAGAAGAAGGAAGCCAGAATCAGCTACGACGGAAGCGAAATCATCCTCACTGACCTTCCCGGAACCTACTCTCTCACCGCTTATTCCCTTGAGGAAGTGGTAGCCAGAGACTTTATCACCACCACTAACCCTGATGTTATAGTAGATGTTGTTGATGCCTCAAACCTTGAGCGTAACCTTTACCTTGCTGTTCAGCTTATGGAGCTTAACAAGCCTGTGGTTGTGGCGCTCAACATGATAGACATGGCGGAGAAGAGAAATATCCGTGTGGATGCTGAGCTTCTTTCTAAAAAACTCGGTGTTCCGGTTATTAAAACAATAGCAAGGGACGGCGTGGGCAAAAAAGAGCTTCTTGAGGGCATTCTTAAGTTCAAGTCCGAAAAAAGAGAGTTCAGAATATCCTACGGAAGCGACCTTGACCCTGCACTTGAGGAAATGGAAGCGATCATCAATGAGAAATCCTTCCTCACAGACAGCTACCCCTCAAGGTGGACTGCCATTAAATATCTTGAAAACGATGCGGAAATAATGAAAAAGGGCGAAGCGTTCGCCGATGTTCACGGAAAACTCACCGCAATAGTTGAAAGAGTTGAAAAGCACCTTAAAAAAACACTCGACACTTACCCCGAAATAATCATAGCGGACTACAGATACGGCTACCTCAGATCCGTTCTGAAAGACGTGGTTAAAAAAGAGAACGAAATGGAGAGGCTTTATCTTTCTGATAAGGCTGATAAGGTGCTCACTAACAGAGTTCTCGGCCCCTTTATAATGCTTGCCGTTCTCTATGGTCTTTATGAATTTACATTCTGGGCAAGCGAAACACCCGTGGGCTGGCTTGAAAGCCTCTTCGGCTGGATGGGAGATACTGCTGATGCGCTTCTTCCCGACGGTCTGCTTAAATCGCTTGTTATTTCAGGTATTATAGACGGCGTAGGCGGGGTTCTCGGTTTTGCACCGCTGATTCTGTTCATGTTCTTCATCATTGCCATCCTTGAGGACACCGGCTACATGACAAGGATTGCCTACATGCTTGACCGTGTTTTCCGTGCTTTCGGCCTTCAGGGCAGCTCTGTTGTTCCCTACATAGTCGGCGGCGGTATAGCTGGCGGATGCGCAATCCCCGGTGTAATGGCTGCAAGAACTATCAAAAGCCCCAAAGAAAGACTCCTGACGATTCTCACCACTCCTTTTATGGCGTGCGGTGCGAAGCTTCCGGTTTATGCTCTTCTTATAGCGGCATTCTGGCCCGGCAACAAAGGCGGAATGATGCTCGGCATCACTCTGGGAAGCTGGGCGCTTGCTCTTCTCATGGCGAAGGTTCTCGGACTTACCATAGTGAAAGGCGAGCAGTCGGTTTTCATTATGGAGCTTCCCCCTTACAGGATGCCCACAGTTAAAGGCCTTCTCTTTCACGCATGGGAAAAGACATGGATGTACGTCAAAAAAGCAGGTACTATAATCCTTGCTGTGTCTGTCATCCTGTGGGCTCTGATGACATTCCCCGGAATGAGCGAAGAGAGAAGCGCGTACTATGAAGACCAGATAGCTCAGGTTGAAAGCACAGTAGCAGACGAGGAAGCTCAGGCGGAAGCCATAGCTGAAATTGAAAACGCCGCGCTTTCCGAGGAACTCAGAGGCTCATACGCAGGCAGAATAGGCACTTTCTTTGAGCCTGTAACACAGCTTGCCGGATTTGACTGGAGAACAAACATCTCTATCATTGCAGGTATCGCAGCGAAAGAGCTTGTGGTTTCCACCCTCGGCACTGCATACTCTCTCGGTGAGGTTGATGCTGAGGAATCAGAGCCTCTGTCAGCCAGACTCGCCAGCGACCCCTCATGGTCAATTGCAACAGCAGTGGCATTCCTTCTGTTTACAATGCTTTACTCACCCTGCTTCGTGACACTCGCTGTCATAAACAAGGAGACAGGCAGCAGAAAATGGACGGCTTTTGCTCTTGTCGGCTATACTGTGTTCGCATTTGTTGTATCAATCATCGCTTACAATGTTGTGAGCCTGATGATCTGA
- a CDS encoding FeoA family protein — protein MPETEILTLSEMKTNEKARIKNYSAKGLLKQKLYNMGFIPGSEILMVRTAPLMDPIEVMVQNYFVTIRKEEAGIIEVELI, from the coding sequence ATGCCGGAAACTGAAATTCTGACATTGTCCGAGATGAAGACAAACGAAAAAGCACGCATAAAAAACTACAGCGCGAAAGGGCTTCTGAAACAGAAGCTTTACAATATGGGGTTCATCCCCGGCTCGGAGATACTCATGGTGCGCACTGCACCCCTGATGGACCCTATTGAGGTTATGGTTCAGAACTACTTCGTAACTATCAGGAAAGAAGAAGCCGGAATAATAGAAGTGGAACTGATATGA
- the feoB gene encoding ferrous iron transport protein B — MIKVALAGQPNCGKSTIFTMLSGVNQHIANYPGVTVDKKTAVMSHGGTKIELVDLPGTYSFSSFSLEERVAKDYLINESPDVIINVIDASNIKRSLYLTFQLLELGIPVVLVLNMADVAKRRGMEIDVKKLSELLRVKVVEAVGSRNIGRKEILSAVTDVGSCGAVDFEINYEELEQYIAKYTGRIKTDSAISPRWFAIKALEADEAVLAKTGITKEEMEDEYRKIHSAHDLDIDSFLAAIRYQSADYLYHKCVKETAAGKETLTSKADKIILNRWLAFPFLAGVIYLVYQLSIVMGYKLTNYTWPYLAMLKNLIISVLPEPQFIDVPILTDFGIWMTNSALALLNYVPIFLILFALIAVIEDIGYMPRIAFILDRVFKRYGLHGQSTLPLVLGGAFVGGCAVPGVMATKGIADERARLATVLTVPYMNCLAKVPFYALLLGAFFEEQMTLMMFFISTVTIFIALTVARLLTLTFLRNRETAPFVMELPPYHLPTLKGVVLRAFQRVWVYIKKVGGIVLAVAVVLFVLLQFPGISPEKEAEINAQADAAMQKFADNAGKTQYAEILGEKENIHKLINLYNTYRAQKMTASSPEAAERIDAALKAEHPLLTGFIVPENDEQRAVSREVRTLSRTGQTLLNEIKTEKIQTSFLGMFGRSLEPLTQFAGFDWRVNVAFLSSFAARESAVATLGSIYETGMADQRAEEAMSSDGLYTPLHAVAMLIFMILTPPCIATMIVVRMQTGSYRWMMFAIFFPMVLGVAAASVFFTLGGAFSLTGVETMLAFYLLMAGSALTAGFIKGRPVNWKGGCLKQDS, encoded by the coding sequence ATGATAAAGGTTGCCCTTGCCGGACAGCCCAACTGCGGCAAGTCCACTATATTCACAATGCTCAGCGGAGTTAATCAGCACATAGCCAATTATCCGGGTGTCACTGTGGATAAAAAAACCGCTGTGATGAGCCACGGCGGAACAAAGATTGAGCTTGTTGACCTTCCGGGAACTTACTCCTTCAGCTCATTCTCCCTTGAGGAGCGCGTGGCTAAGGATTACCTGATAAATGAGAGCCCCGATGTCATCATCAACGTAATAGATGCCTCCAATATCAAACGCAGCCTGTATTTGACCTTCCAGCTTCTGGAGCTTGGGATTCCGGTTGTGCTTGTGCTTAATATGGCTGATGTCGCCAAAAGACGCGGCATGGAAATTGATGTGAAAAAACTGTCCGAACTGCTCCGGGTAAAAGTTGTTGAGGCTGTGGGCTCCAGAAACATAGGCAGAAAAGAGATACTCAGCGCGGTCACCGATGTCGGTTCATGTGGCGCTGTGGATTTTGAAATAAACTATGAAGAGCTTGAACAATACATAGCGAAATACACAGGCAGGATTAAGACTGATTCGGCAATATCTCCCAGATGGTTTGCCATAAAAGCCCTTGAGGCTGATGAGGCTGTACTAGCGAAAACTGGCATAACAAAGGAAGAGATGGAGGATGAGTACAGAAAGATACATTCAGCCCACGATCTGGATATTGATTCCTTCCTCGCTGCAATAAGATACCAGAGTGCTGACTACCTCTACCACAAATGCGTAAAGGAAACCGCGGCAGGAAAAGAAACCCTCACCTCAAAGGCGGATAAAATAATCCTGAACAGATGGCTTGCCTTCCCTTTTCTCGCCGGGGTAATCTATCTGGTTTACCAGCTCTCCATAGTTATGGGATACAAGCTAACGAACTACACATGGCCTTATCTTGCCATGCTGAAAAACCTTATAATATCCGTTCTGCCGGAGCCTCAGTTTATCGATGTACCGATACTCACCGACTTCGGAATCTGGATGACGAACAGCGCCCTTGCCCTTCTCAACTATGTGCCTATCTTCCTCATCCTCTTTGCGCTGATCGCAGTCATTGAGGACATAGGCTACATGCCCCGCATTGCCTTCATACTGGACAGGGTTTTCAAACGTTACGGGCTGCACGGTCAGTCCACCCTTCCCCTTGTTCTCGGCGGCGCTTTTGTGGGCGGCTGCGCTGTTCCCGGAGTCATGGCTACTAAAGGGATAGCGGATGAACGGGCGAGGCTCGCCACTGTGCTTACCGTGCCTTACATGAACTGCCTGGCAAAAGTTCCGTTTTATGCCCTCCTCCTCGGTGCGTTTTTTGAGGAGCAGATGACGCTTATGATGTTTTTTATCTCCACAGTAACTATCTTCATAGCCCTCACTGTGGCGCGTCTGCTTACCCTGACATTTCTCAGAAACAGGGAGACAGCCCCCTTTGTCATGGAACTTCCCCCTTATCATCTGCCTACATTGAAAGGGGTTGTGCTCAGGGCATTCCAAAGGGTCTGGGTATATATAAAAAAGGTGGGCGGCATAGTTCTCGCAGTTGCTGTGGTACTGTTCGTTCTATTGCAGTTTCCGGGTATTTCACCTGAAAAAGAGGCTGAAATAAACGCTCAGGCTGATGCAGCAATGCAAAAATTTGCGGATAATGCCGGAAAGACCCAGTATGCGGAAATTCTGGGAGAGAAAGAGAATATCCATAAGCTGATAAACCTTTACAACACATACAGGGCGCAGAAAATGACAGCATCCTCCCCCGAAGCAGCGGAGAGGATTGATGCGGCGCTGAAAGCGGAACACCCGCTTCTGACAGGTTTCATCGTGCCGGAAAACGATGAGCAGAGAGCAGTCAGCAGAGAGGTCAGAACCCTTTCCCGCACGGGGCAGACACTTCTGAACGAAATAAAGACAGAGAAGATACAAACCTCCTTTCTGGGCATGTTCGGCCGCTCATTAGAGCCGCTCACACAGTTCGCAGGATTTGACTGGCGTGTGAATGTGGCATTTCTAAGCTCATTCGCCGCCAGAGAAAGCGCTGTCGCAACCCTCGGCTCAATATACGAAACAGGCATGGCTGATCAGAGAGCGGAAGAGGCCATGTCGTCCGACGGGCTATATACACCGCTGCACGCTGTCGCCATGCTGATATTCATGATACTGACCCCGCCCTGCATAGCCACAATGATCGTGGTGCGCATGCAGACAGGCTCATACAGATGGATGATGTTTGCCATTTTCTTCCCTATGGTTCTGGGCGTGGCGGCAGCATCTGTTTTCTTCACCCTTGGCGGAGCTTTCAGCCTGACAGGGGTGGAAACCATGCTGGCGTTCTATCTCCTCATGGCGGGCTCAGCACTTACTGCAGGCTTCATAAAGGGCAGACCCGTCAACTGGAAAGGCGGCTGCCTGAAACAGGACTCATAA
- a CDS encoding deoxyribodipyrimidine photo-lyase, whose amino-acid sequence MIQGERIVSLNKPSAGGKYILLWIQQAQRTRFNHALEFAVRQANELRLPLFACFVITDGFPGANLRHYTFMLEGLKTLEKNLKQRGISLIFRKGNPPEEVVKLARNAEMIVMDRGYLRIQKEWRRQIGRNAPCSVVQVESDAVVPVETTSGKEEFAAYTIRPKIKKQLDKFLAPLEQRDLVIKDFRPDCESTEPDVNALDIDKTVAPVSAFIGGEDEAAQRLKSFISDKLETYDELRNDPAEDAQSGLSPYLHFGNISAVEIALAVKEHPKSASFLEELIIRRELAMNMVNFNPEYDSLSPLHPWAVQTLDEHRNDARPYIYTFQELEGAQTHDPAWNAAQREMVLTGKMHGYMRMYWGKKIIEWTESPEEAYRAAITLNDKYSLDGRDPNGFAGVLWCFGKHDRPWQERAVFGKVRYMNFAGLKRKFDIESYIGRFA is encoded by the coding sequence ATGATACAGGGCGAAAGGATTGTCAGCCTGAATAAGCCCTCTGCGGGCGGAAAGTACATTCTCCTCTGGATTCAGCAGGCGCAGAGAACAAGGTTTAACCATGCCCTTGAGTTTGCGGTTAGGCAGGCCAATGAGCTAAGACTGCCTCTGTTTGCCTGTTTTGTGATAACTGACGGCTTTCCGGGGGCAAACCTCCGCCATTACACATTCATGCTTGAGGGTCTGAAAACGCTGGAGAAAAACCTGAAACAGCGGGGAATCAGCCTGATTTTCCGTAAGGGGAACCCGCCGGAGGAAGTGGTTAAGCTCGCCCGCAATGCTGAAATGATCGTAATGGACAGAGGATACCTGCGCATCCAGAAGGAGTGGCGGCGGCAGATAGGCAGAAATGCACCCTGTTCCGTGGTTCAGGTGGAGAGCGATGCCGTGGTTCCGGTGGAAACAACAAGCGGCAAAGAGGAATTTGCCGCCTATACCATCAGGCCGAAGATAAAAAAACAGCTTGATAAGTTCCTTGCCCCGCTTGAGCAGAGGGACTTAGTTATCAAGGATTTCAGACCGGACTGCGAAAGTACTGAGCCTGATGTCAATGCGCTGGACATTGACAAAACCGTTGCCCCCGTCTCCGCATTCATAGGCGGGGAGGATGAAGCGGCACAAAGGCTTAAAAGCTTCATCAGTGATAAGCTGGAAACATACGATGAGCTCCGCAATGACCCCGCAGAGGATGCGCAGAGCGGGCTGAGCCCTTATCTCCACTTCGGAAATATATCAGCAGTTGAAATAGCCCTCGCAGTTAAGGAGCATCCCAAGTCCGCCTCATTTCTGGAGGAGCTGATAATCAGGCGGGAGCTTGCCATGAACATGGTGAATTTTAACCCTGAGTATGACAGCCTCAGTCCCCTGCACCCTTGGGCTGTGCAGACGCTTGATGAACACAGAAATGACGCAAGACCATACATTTATACATTTCAAGAACTCGAAGGCGCACAGACCCATGACCCGGCGTGGAACGCGGCGCAGAGAGAGATGGTTCTCACAGGAAAAATGCACGGCTACATGCGTATGTACTGGGGTAAAAAGATAATCGAATGGACAGAATCACCGGAAGAGGCATACAGAGCAGCCATAACCCTGAACGATAAATACAGCCTTGACGGGCGCGACCCGAACGGCTTTGCGGGTGTTTTATGGTGTTTTGGCAAACATGACAGGCCGTGGCAGGAGCGGGCGGTTTTCGGCAAGGTGCGTTATATGAATTTTGCAGGACTCAAGCGTAAGTTTGATATAGAAAGCTACATCGGCAGATTTGCCTAG
- the metH gene encoding methionine synthase, whose translation MFRKFASENIVLFDGAMGTSIQNFDIGEDIWQGKSGCSEWLNIAAPHIIESIHKSYLEAGADVAETNTFGGTELVMREYGLEDMVDELNLRGAQIAVKAAREYGKFAAGSIGPGTRLPSLGQISFDDMHRMYLRQTKSLIEGGVDLLIIETCQDLLQVKAALLGVFDALGEKGADLPVMVSVTVESTGSMLMGTDLSAVCTVLSGYPVHSVGLNCATGPDMMFGPVKTISENWNGDISCIPNAGLPENIGGKTVYSMTPEKLAVIAGELMDKYPVNILGGCCGTTPAHIKALRGMINGKKRREPVRKPYTGVCASLYSSMPLSQNPAPSLIGERANSNGSKAFRELLLAGDADGMLSVARNQEGEGAHFIDACVAYAGRNEAHDMGSFIFELNKTLTVPIVIDSTEPPVIEKALKLCGGKPVINSVNFEDGGEKLHIILKMIKRFPAASIALTIDEKGMAMTAAEKFAIAERLYNTWSGEYGLPPEDIIIDPLTFSIGSGDETLTMAAVETLNAIRMIKERLKGAKTVLGLSNVSFGLSAQSRPVLNSVFLHEAVKAGLDMAIVHAGKILPPAMIDDEDMRLSLDLIHGKEGALTAFINRFQGREDVRDDSSGADLSPSERVGRMILRGEKKGLKEVLDALMAERKPIDIINNLMLPAMQEVGELFGSGKMLLPFVLQSAEVMKEGVKILEPFMEKNETESKGKIVLATVKGDVHDIGKNLVDIILSNNGFTVYNLGIKVPVEEMIRKAVEVGADAIGMSGLLVKSTVIMKENIEELKKHGLEKKILLGGAALTEGFVANECDTIMPGNVFYCRDAFDALKVLDGRAEAKKAPKPARAKASFDSVEEQAEPITFGEIPSVPFYGSKIVFDIDPAGPEKYLNKTTLFTNRWSYKKKGLTEEEFDRLIMETALPEYREIYGNAIAKGLLNPAVSYGYFPCHADGDYLVIYDADKKTEKTRFLLPRQTKGAKLCLADYFLPKEKGFDVVGLSLVTIGKKPEEFSAKLYAAGDYKKYFMYHGLFTEFTEALAEYWHKVMRKEMGIDGADAKTPDGIISMKYQGRRYSFGYPACPDLDGNAVIADMLSADMLGIHVTENGEMVPEFTTSAIVVHNRHAKYFVIK comes from the coding sequence ATGTTCAGAAAATTCGCCTCGGAAAATATAGTTCTCTTTGACGGAGCCATGGGCACGTCCATACAGAATTTTGACATCGGCGAAGATATATGGCAGGGAAAAAGCGGCTGCAGCGAATGGCTTAACATCGCAGCGCCGCATATCATAGAATCTATCCACAAAAGCTATCTGGAAGCCGGAGCGGATGTTGCGGAGACAAACACCTTCGGCGGAACCGAGCTTGTAATGCGGGAGTACGGCCTTGAGGACATGGTGGATGAGCTTAACCTCAGGGGCGCTCAGATCGCGGTAAAAGCCGCACGGGAATACGGAAAATTCGCCGCAGGCTCCATAGGCCCCGGAACAAGGCTTCCCAGCCTTGGGCAAATCTCCTTTGACGATATGCACCGGATGTATCTCCGCCAGACAAAAAGCCTTATAGAGGGCGGAGTTGACCTGCTCATAATAGAAACCTGTCAGGATCTGCTTCAGGTTAAGGCCGCGCTCCTCGGCGTATTTGATGCCCTTGGGGAGAAGGGGGCGGATCTGCCCGTAATGGTTTCGGTGACTGTGGAAAGCACAGGCAGCATGCTGATGGGAACCGACCTTTCTGCGGTGTGCACAGTGCTCAGCGGCTACCCTGTTCACTCCGTGGGGCTTAACTGCGCCACAGGACCGGACATGATGTTCGGCCCCGTAAAGACAATTTCAGAGAACTGGAACGGCGACATATCCTGCATACCTAATGCGGGTCTGCCGGAAAATATAGGCGGAAAAACAGTCTACAGCATGACTCCGGAAAAGCTTGCCGTTATAGCGGGCGAACTTATGGATAAATATCCGGTGAATATACTGGGCGGTTGCTGCGGAACAACCCCTGCGCACATAAAGGCTCTGCGCGGGATGATTAACGGCAAAAAAAGAAGGGAGCCTGTGCGGAAGCCATACACGGGCGTATGCGCCAGCCTTTACTCATCCATGCCCCTCAGCCAGAACCCTGCCCCATCCCTCATAGGCGAAAGGGCAAACTCCAACGGAAGCAAGGCCTTCCGCGAACTGCTCCTTGCGGGTGACGCTGACGGGATGCTGTCCGTTGCGAGAAATCAGGAAGGAGAAGGCGCACATTTCATAGATGCGTGCGTGGCATACGCAGGAAGGAACGAGGCGCATGACATGGGCAGTTTCATCTTTGAGCTGAACAAGACGCTTACCGTTCCCATCGTGATAGACTCCACTGAGCCGCCTGTGATTGAAAAAGCGCTGAAACTCTGCGGCGGAAAACCGGTTATCAACTCCGTAAACTTCGAGGACGGCGGGGAAAAACTGCACATTATCCTGAAGATGATAAAAAGATTTCCCGCGGCCTCAATAGCACTCACCATAGATGAAAAAGGTATGGCAATGACCGCGGCGGAAAAGTTCGCCATAGCCGAAAGGCTCTATAACACATGGAGCGGCGAATACGGGCTTCCGCCGGAGGATATAATAATCGACCCCCTCACATTCTCCATAGGCAGCGGGGACGAGACACTGACCATGGCGGCAGTGGAAACGCTGAACGCCATCAGGATGATAAAAGAGAGGCTGAAAGGCGCTAAAACAGTTCTGGGGCTCAGCAATGTTTCCTTCGGGCTTTCAGCGCAGAGCAGACCCGTTCTTAACTCCGTCTTCCTCCATGAAGCTGTGAAGGCAGGGCTTGACATGGCTATTGTCCATGCCGGGAAGATTCTCCCGCCAGCAATGATAGATGATGAGGACATGCGCCTGAGCCTTGATCTCATTCACGGCAAAGAGGGCGCGCTCACGGCATTTATAAACCGTTTTCAGGGCAGGGAAGACGTGCGGGACGACAGTTCCGGCGCTGATCTCTCCCCGTCCGAAAGGGTGGGGCGCATGATTCTGCGCGGCGAAAAGAAGGGGCTGAAAGAGGTTCTGGATGCTCTGATGGCGGAGCGTAAGCCCATTGATATAATAAACAATCTCATGCTTCCCGCAATGCAGGAGGTGGGCGAGCTTTTCGGGAGCGGCAAAATGCTTCTTCCGTTTGTGCTCCAGTCCGCAGAGGTTATGAAAGAGGGTGTGAAAATCCTCGAACCCTTCATGGAGAAGAATGAAACAGAATCCAAAGGGAAAATTGTTCTCGCAACGGTTAAAGGCGATGTGCACGACATTGGCAAAAACCTTGTGGATATAATACTCTCCAACAACGGCTTCACCGTCTACAACCTTGGGATCAAGGTTCCTGTGGAGGAGATGATCAGAAAAGCCGTTGAGGTGGGGGCGGATGCCATAGGGATGAGCGGCCTCCTTGTAAAATCTACGGTTATAATGAAAGAGAACATAGAAGAGCTTAAAAAACACGGTCTGGAGAAGAAGATTCTCCTCGGCGGAGCGGCGCTTACGGAAGGCTTTGTCGCCAATGAATGTGATACCATAATGCCCGGCAATGTTTTTTACTGCCGTGACGCGTTTGATGCACTCAAGGTTCTGGACGGCAGGGCAGAGGCGAAAAAAGCCCCTAAACCCGCCAGAGCGAAGGCCTCATTTGACTCGGTGGAGGAGCAGGCAGAGCCAATTACTTTCGGAGAAATCCCGTCAGTGCCTTTTTACGGCAGCAAAATTGTTTTCGATATTGACCCCGCCGGGCCGGAAAAATATCTCAATAAAACGACTCTTTTCACAAACAGATGGTCATATAAAAAGAAAGGGCTGACGGAAGAGGAGTTCGACCGCCTCATAATGGAAACCGCCCTGCCTGAATACAGGGAGATTTACGGCAACGCCATTGCAAAGGGGCTTCTGAACCCTGCGGTCTCCTACGGATATTTTCCCTGCCATGCGGACGGAGATTATCTGGTTATTTACGATGCAGATAAAAAGACGGAGAAAACCCGCTTTCTCCTCCCCCGCCAGACCAAGGGCGCGAAGCTCTGCCTTGCGGATTATTTCCTGCCGAAGGAAAAGGGGTTTGATGTTGTCGGTCTGAGCCTTGTCACCATAGGCAAAAAGCCGGAGGAGTTCTCCGCTAAGCTGTATGCCGCTGGGGATTATAAAAAATATTTCATGTATCACGGCCTTTTCACCGAGTTCACCGAGGCTCTGGCCGAGTACTGGCACAAGGTTATGAGAAAAGAGATGGGCATAGACGGAGCGGACGCAAAAACGCCGGATGGCATTATCTCCATGAAGTATCAGGGGCGCAGATACAGCTTCGGCTATCCCGCATGCCCCGATCTGGACGGCAATGCGGTGATTGCGGATATGCTGAGTGCGGATATGCTGGGCATACACGTTACGGAAAACGGGGAGATGGTTCCCGAATTTACCACAAGCGCAATCGTGGTTCATAACCGCCATGCGAAGTACTTTGTTATAAAATAG
- a CDS encoding class II SORL domain-containing protein, giving the protein MAIGQFVKSADFKSEKHVPVIELPADVKAGEPFFVTVSVGKEIAHPNTTEHFINWIALYFKPEGEGPVTQLAKFEFVAHGESTKGANQGPAYTDPFGTAKVKLNAPGTLVAVSYCNIHGLWESSAEVKF; this is encoded by the coding sequence ATGGCAATAGGACAATTTGTTAAAAGCGCAGACTTCAAGAGCGAAAAACACGTTCCGGTTATCGAACTCCCCGCTGATGTAAAGGCCGGTGAGCCCTTCTTCGTTACGGTTTCAGTGGGAAAAGAGATCGCCCACCCCAACACGACAGAGCACTTCATCAACTGGATAGCCCTCTACTTCAAACCCGAAGGTGAAGGCCCTGTTACCCAGCTTGCCAAATTCGAATTTGTAGCCCACGGCGAATCCACAAAAGGCGCCAATCAGGGACCCGCCTACACAGACCCCTTCGGCACGGCTAAAGTTAAGCTGAACGCCCCCGGAACACTTGTGGCAGTAAGCTACTGTAACATCCACGGTCTGTGGGAATCCAGCGCGGAAGTTAAGTTCTAA